One window of the Anolis sagrei isolate rAnoSag1 chromosome 5, rAnoSag1.mat, whole genome shotgun sequence genome contains the following:
- the NFYB gene encoding nuclear transcription factor Y subunit beta isoform X3, producing the protein MLDVISQSLMDGDNSTTDASQLGIAGDYIGGSHYVIQPQDDTEDSMNDHEDTNGSKESFREQDIYLPIANVARIMKNAIPQTGKIAKDAKECVQECVSEFISFITSEASERCHQEKRKTINGEDILFAMSTLGFDSYVEPLKLYLQKFREAMKGEKGIGGAVATADGLSEELTEEAFIASGFNNYRWPTAKCYGLYNILSTDFRCSADSVFMMEEDLGFGDMSEMVNELANARGKENLV; encoded by the exons ATGCTGGATGTCATCTCACAATCATTG ATGGATGGTGATAACTCTACAACAGATGCTTCTCAGTTGGGAATTGCTGGGGATTACATTGGTGGAAGCCACTATGTGATACAGCCTCAAGATG ATACAGAGGACAGCATGAATGACCATGAAGACACAAATGGCTCTAAAGAGAGTTTCAGAGAACAAGATATATACCTTCCAATTGCAAATGTGGCGAGGATAATGAAGAATGCCATACCTCAAACAGGAAAG ATTGCGAAAGATGCAAAGGAATGTGTACAAGAGTGTGTGAGTGAATTCATCAGCTTTATAACGTCAGAAGCAAGTGAGAGATGTCACCAAGAAAAACGGAAGACTATAAATGGAGAGGATATTCTCTTTGCCATGTCCACCTTGGGATTTGACAGCTATGTTGAGCCGTTGAAATTATATCTGCAGAAGTTCAGAGAG gccatgaagggagaaaaaggaattGGAGGAGCAGTTGCCACGGCGGACGGGCTCAGTGAGGAACTCACAGAAGAAGCATTTA TTGCCAGCGGGTTTAATAACTACAGATGGCCAACAGCAAAATGTTATGGTTTATACAACATCTTATCAACAG ATTTCCGGTGTTCAGCAGATTCAGTTTTCATGATGGAAGAAGACCTTGGATTTGGGGACATGAGTGAGATGGTCAACGAACTAGCAAATGCTAGAGGAAAGGAAAATTTAGTTTGA
- the NFYB gene encoding nuclear transcription factor Y subunit beta isoform X1 has protein sequence MLDVISQSLMDGDNSTTDASQLGIAGDYIGGSHYVIQPQDDTEDSMNDHEDTNGSKESFREQDIYLPIANVARIMKNAIPQTGKIAKDAKECVQECVSEFISFITSEASERCHQEKRKTINGEDILFAMSTLGFDSYVEPLKLYLQKFREAMKGEKGIGGAVATADGLSEELTEEAFTNQLPAGLITTDGQQQNVMVYTTSYQQISGVQQIQFS, from the exons ATGCTGGATGTCATCTCACAATCATTG ATGGATGGTGATAACTCTACAACAGATGCTTCTCAGTTGGGAATTGCTGGGGATTACATTGGTGGAAGCCACTATGTGATACAGCCTCAAGATG ATACAGAGGACAGCATGAATGACCATGAAGACACAAATGGCTCTAAAGAGAGTTTCAGAGAACAAGATATATACCTTCCAATTGCAAATGTGGCGAGGATAATGAAGAATGCCATACCTCAAACAGGAAAG ATTGCGAAAGATGCAAAGGAATGTGTACAAGAGTGTGTGAGTGAATTCATCAGCTTTATAACGTCAGAAGCAAGTGAGAGATGTCACCAAGAAAAACGGAAGACTATAAATGGAGAGGATATTCTCTTTGCCATGTCCACCTTGGGATTTGACAGCTATGTTGAGCCGTTGAAATTATATCTGCAGAAGTTCAGAGAG gccatgaagggagaaaaaggaattGGAGGAGCAGTTGCCACGGCGGACGGGCTCAGTGAGGAACTCACAGAAGAAGCATTTA ctAACCAGTTGCCAGCGGGTTTAATAACTACAGATGGCCAACAGCAAAATGTTATGGTTTATACAACATCTTATCAACAG ATTTCCGGTGTTCAGCAGATTCAGTTTTCATGA
- the NFYB gene encoding nuclear transcription factor Y subunit beta isoform X2, with the protein MDGDNSTTDASQLGIAGDYIGGSHYVIQPQDDTEDSMNDHEDTNGSKESFREQDIYLPIANVARIMKNAIPQTGKIAKDAKECVQECVSEFISFITSEASERCHQEKRKTINGEDILFAMSTLGFDSYVEPLKLYLQKFREAMKGEKGIGGAVATADGLSEELTEEAFTNQLPAGLITTDGQQQNVMVYTTSYQQISGVQQIQFS; encoded by the exons ATGGATGGTGATAACTCTACAACAGATGCTTCTCAGTTGGGAATTGCTGGGGATTACATTGGTGGAAGCCACTATGTGATACAGCCTCAAGATG ATACAGAGGACAGCATGAATGACCATGAAGACACAAATGGCTCTAAAGAGAGTTTCAGAGAACAAGATATATACCTTCCAATTGCAAATGTGGCGAGGATAATGAAGAATGCCATACCTCAAACAGGAAAG ATTGCGAAAGATGCAAAGGAATGTGTACAAGAGTGTGTGAGTGAATTCATCAGCTTTATAACGTCAGAAGCAAGTGAGAGATGTCACCAAGAAAAACGGAAGACTATAAATGGAGAGGATATTCTCTTTGCCATGTCCACCTTGGGATTTGACAGCTATGTTGAGCCGTTGAAATTATATCTGCAGAAGTTCAGAGAG gccatgaagggagaaaaaggaattGGAGGAGCAGTTGCCACGGCGGACGGGCTCAGTGAGGAACTCACAGAAGAAGCATTTA ctAACCAGTTGCCAGCGGGTTTAATAACTACAGATGGCCAACAGCAAAATGTTATGGTTTATACAACATCTTATCAACAG ATTTCCGGTGTTCAGCAGATTCAGTTTTCATGA